From one Plectropomus leopardus isolate mb chromosome 8, YSFRI_Pleo_2.0, whole genome shotgun sequence genomic stretch:
- the prdm2a gene encoding PR domain zinc finger protein 2 — MEDSPHLYISEFGDNEDMEEEEEDTHQGETDMEPHTIKSLSPEDKHPNKDTERDWNSFPCQHCRRLFTSKQGLERHMHIHALANNEAHTYKSNKRNASLGSNLDQLQHEKMKPLDSVGLVMQLHTSSPSSSNTSVLSAGDHTAQPDKLGVLEGHHACKYCEKIFTTHTNKRRHERRIHEQHLQVTHVEKTQLAQEENLQRISNETSQQKTELGDNTALAAVVENEVEHAEQYMLDVPSNISENLSFYIDGKIVSTSTVSRSEAAEVHSGSSTLVGLDALILDPAHISHVLNTDSVTGKEIPGQPQAKRRTATPPLLPQIKTELESEVVMSSSSSSLVSSLIENLLPQNTESTVAKKERTVFLSPKLKQLLEKQDGLKPTLALITDGQKPCSPVSLSVLPAGPGRFKRRTGSPPSSPQQNPTDEAADTGDCDAASTGQMDNQQNSPVHQTANVEEETAPPAEEPAVKPALTESWAPTTGGNSCNQQPLDLSNTVKRNEDVALTDAVLDLSLQKKTPAECEVTLNLVSEAVLNEGKSNTCMVETALVNIGEQSVSLGNPETPLVTDFILTGADMVTPMEPMAEGLVYGLALPSGSLTPSPAALTPVALQPASPCTIAFASPASHTVLPAAPSLITVLAPPPISNPSSQPLQVLAPNISPEPLVICTENALNFSECDLTTAFATTNSANPVTLSQSLDPTLNLPGHVFLSDQIALNPPIVESTPMSEVPFTPTVTLNDSLINSYNITSNTVLIECTIALEAPGSVVPAAVTLQENTAEPPAPTQMVVNHIEQQQIVSVPHPQTVDPTILMSSIAESVTLSTTTTSVLSDCPPAASESSPDPEPVINAEQSTIKEEEAADSTVSIPEISSKTAPPSPEKAEEDESLNNTPGDAQQQTFTKNFICNVCDKLFHSMKELGHHVGDHADEWPYKCEFCVLLFSKTAALLDHRSSLHGVGKTYVCSVCTKEFVYLCNLKQHQEELHPGQQCTYAEEEKGKLRPQNYNNSTKVNTEPSVADAAEEPQKPVKKEEDEVDVAAEELFTTIKIMASDGAKIKGPDVRLGINQHYPSFKPPPFPYHNRSPAGSVASATNFTTHNIPQTFSTAIRCTKCGKSFDNMPELHKHILACANASDKRRYTPKKNPIPLRHFAKTQNGVLSTTNSTNGLNASNRSSQSNRSKPNQESAANVKFKVLNKRKKKLVQRVMPQRNKSVPSSNKMSPARVDEQQEIFVCPHCSREFTMRRSRTKHMAVCPKKPKEVKKRKEGGISVTKENNGHLHRVVEEKQASPQHKTRLQTSGPAKRPAVLPVQTVFSNKRSKIIIKESTQPKQETPTLNELPIVRTFNPSMRQYSRMQQSVKGIPIKITIVKPQQAAPQKEELPAGQSREEAAVTSGSEKSPTA; from the coding sequence ATGGAGGACTCTCCTCACTTGTACATCTCTGAATTTGGAGACAATGAGGAcatggaagaggaggaagaagacaCCCATCAAGGGGAAACCGACATGGAACCACACACGATCAAGTCGCTGTCTCCAGAAGATAAACACCCCAACAAGGATACTGAGAGAGACTGGAACTCATTTCCCTGCCAGCACTGTCGGAGACTTTTTACCAGCAAACAAGGTTTGGAAAGACACATGCACATCCATGCTTTGGCGAACAACgaggcacacacatacaaaagcaATAAGAGAAATGCGTCTCTTGGTTCCAATCTGGATCAGCTGCAGCATGAAAAGATGAAGCCTCTGGATTCAGTGGGCTTAGTCATGCAGCTTCATACTTCCTCCCCCAGCAGCTCTAATACCTCAGTTTTGTCAGCGGGTGACCACACTGCTCAGCCAGACAAATTGGGAGTTTTGGAGGGGCATCATGCTTGCAAGTACTGTGAAAAGATattcaccacacacaccaacaagCGACGACATGAGCGCAGGATCCACGAGCAGCACCTGCAAGTTACACATGTGGAAAAAACCCAGCTGGCCCAGGAGGAAAATCTTCAGAGGATATCTAATGAAACatcacaacagaaaacagagcttGGTGACAATACAGCACTTGCAGCTGTTGTGGAGAATGAAGTAGAACACGCAGAACAATACATGCTAGATGTCCCAAGTAATATTTCAGAGAATCTCAGCTTTTATATCGATGGAAAAATAGTGTCAACGAGTACAGTCAGTAGAAGTGAAGCAGCTGAGGTTCATTCTGGGTCTTCGACTTTAGTTGGACTGGATGCCCTGATTCTAGACCCCGCCCATATCAGCCATGTTTTAAATACAGATTCAGTTACAGGCAAAGAGATACCAGGTCAACCGCAGGCCAAGAGAAGAACTGCGACACCACCTCTTTTACcacaaattaaaactgaactggAGTCTGAGGTGGTCATGTCTTCTTCCTCATCTTCACTTGTATCTTCGTTGATAGAGAATCTACTTCCTCAAAATACAGAGTCTACTGTTGCGAAGAAAGAAAGAACTGTGTTTCTGTCCCCAAAGCTGAAGCAGCTCCTGGAGAAGCAGGATGGCCTTAAACCTACACTCGCCCTCATTACAGATGGCCAGAAGCCTTGttcacctgtctctctctctgtcctgccTGCTGGACCAGGAAGGTTTAAAAGAAGGACTGGGTCTCCACCAAGCTCTCCACAGCAAAACCCAACAGATGAAGCTGCAGATACGGGAGATTGTGATGCTGCAAGCACAGGACAGATGGATAACCAACAAAATTCACCTGTGCACCAAACTGCCAATGTGGAAGAAGAAACAGCTCCACCTGCAGAAGAGCCAGCAGTGAAACCTGCGTTGACAGAGAGCTGGGCCCCCACGACTGGCGGTAATTCCTGCAACCAGCAACCACTGGATCTCTCTAATACAGTCAAAAGAAATGAAGATGTTGCTTTAACTGATGCCGTGCTGGATTtgagtttgcaaaaaaagaccCCTGCTGAATGTGAAGTTACATTAAATTTAGTTTCAGAGGCAGTTTTAAATGAAGGAAAATCAAATACATGCATGGTAGAGACGGCCTTAGTGAATATTGGAGAGCAAAGTGTAAGCCTAGGGAATCCCGAGACCCCTTTAGTCACAGACTTCATACTAACAGGGGCGGATATGGTGACCCCAATGGAGCCTATGGCAGAAGGACTTGTTTATGGACTTGCGCTTCCCTCTGGTTCTCTGACTCCATCACCTGCCGCCCTTACCCCTGTTGCCTTGCAGCCAGCTTCACCGTGCACTATAGCATTTGCTTCCCCAGCCTCACACACAGTGCTCCCCGCTGCTCCTTCATTAATCACAGTTTTAGCACCACCACCAATTTCTAACCCTTCAAGCCAACCACTTCAGGTATTAGCCCCAAATATATCTCCTGAACCCCTGGTAATCTGCacagaaaatgcattaaatttcTCAGAGTGTGATTTAACGACTGCATTCGCCACTACAAATTCTGCAAACCCTGTCACTCTCTCCCAGTCCCTTGACCCGACTCTAAATCTACCTGGCCATGTGTTCCTCTCCGATCAAATAGCTCTCAACCCACCTATAGTTGAGTCCACCCCGATGTCAGAAGTGCCATTCACGCCCACTGTAACTTTAAATGATTCCCTCATCAACTCATATAACATAACCAGTAACACAGTGTTGATAGAGTGCACAATAGCTCTGGAAGCCCCAGGGAGTGTAGTCCCTGCTGCGGTTACCTTACAAGAAAACACTGCTGAGCCTCCAGCACCTACACAGATGGTTGTTAATCACATAGAACAGCAACAGATTGTATCAGTGCCCCATCCTCAAACTGTGGATCCCACTATTCTCATGTCCTCCATCGCAGAATCAGTAACTCtatccaccaccaccacctcagTGCTATCTGATTGCCCTCCTGCTGCGAGTGAATCCAGTCCTGACCCAGAGCCTGTTATTAATGCAGAGCAGTCAACGATTAAAGAGGAGGAAGCTGCTGACAGTACTGTTTCCATACCCGAAATCTCATCTAAAACCGCACCACCGTCTCCTGAGAAAGCTGAAGAGGATGAGTCCTTAAACAACACACCAGGCGATGCACAACAGCAGACTTTCACCAAGAATTTCATCTGCAATGTGTGCGATAAGCTTTTTCATTCAATGAAAGAACTGGGCCATCACGTAGGTGACCACGCAGACGAATGGCCCTACAAATGTGAGTTCTGCGTGCTGCTTTTCAGCAAAACGGCTGCTTTGCTTGATCATCGATCAAGCCTCCACGGTGTTGGCAAGACTTACGTCTGCAGCGTGTGCACAAAAGAATTTGTCTACCTTTGTAATCTAAAACAGCATCAGGAGGAATTACATCCCGGCCAGCAGTGTACATacgcagaagaagaaaagggaaaattaaGACCTCAGAACTACAACAACTCAACAAAAGTCAACACTGAGCCGTCAGTCGCTGATGCTGCAGAGGAACCTCAGAAACCGGTGAAAAAGGAAGAAGATGAAGTAGATGTAGCTGCTGAAGAACTgtttacaacaataaaaatcatgGCCTCAGATGGAGCGAAAATCAAAGGGCCTGATGTTCGTCTTGGCATTAACCAACATTATCCCAGCTTTAAGCCCCCTCCGTTTCCTTACCATAACAGATCACCTGCTGGCTCAGTGGCCTCAGCCACAAACTTCACCACCCACAACATCCCACAGACCTTTAGCACGGCTATTCGGTGCACTAAGTGTGGAAAGAGCTTTGATAACATGCCAGAGTTGCACAAGCACATCTTGGCTTGTGCTAATGCCAGTGATAAAAGGCGATACACGCCCAAGAAGAACCCCATCCCACTGCGGCACTTCgcaaaaactcaaaatggaGTTCTGTCCACCACTAATTCTACTAATGGACTAAATGCTTCAAACAGATCCAGCCAGTCAAACAGGTCCAAACCTAACCAAGAATCAGCAGCTAATGTGAAGTTCAAGGTGCTgaacaaaaggaagaaaaagttGGTCCAAAGGGTCATGCCACAGAGGAACAAGTCAGTCCCTTcatcaaataaaatgtcaccTGCGCGGGTGGATGAGCAGCAGGAAATCTTTGTGTGCCCACACTGCAGCAGGGAGTTCACAATGCGTCGCAGCAGAACCAAGCACATGGCGGTCTGCCCCAAGAAACCTAAAGAGGTGaagaaaaggaaggagggagggatcTCTGTGACAAAGGAGAATAATGGACACCTGCATAGAGTGGTTGAAGAGAAACAAGCCTCCCCTCAGCATAAAACAAGACTCCAGACATCAGGCCCTGCTAAAAGGCCCGCCGTTCTTCCAGTGCAGACTGtcttttcaaataaaagaagtaaaataattataaaagaGAGCACACAGCCAAAACAAGAGACACCCACTCTGAATGAACTTCCCATTGTTCGCACTTTCAACCCCTCTATGCGCCAGTATAGCAGAATGCAGCAAAGCGTCAAAGGAATCCCCATAAAAATCACCATAGTTAAACCACAACAGGCTGCACCACAGAAGGAGGAGCTGCCTGCCGGCCAGAGCCGAGAGGAGGCAGCTGTCACCAGCGGCTCTGAGAAGAGTCCCACAGCCTGA